A portion of the Granulosicoccus antarcticus IMCC3135 genome contains these proteins:
- a CDS encoding ABC transporter ATP-binding protein, translating to MSETLLDIRDLKVAFGHGEDSVEAVKGVSFSIDKGQTVALVGESGSGKSVTALSIMQLLPYPFAHHPAGSIVYDGQQLLGAGPTVLRSVRGNQISMIFQEPMTSLNPLHSIEKQVGESLKLHKGLTGPAARKRVLELLDLVGIKKAADRLGAYPHELSGGQRQRVMIAMALANEPDLLIADEPTTALDVTIQAQILELLSDLQSRLGMSLLLITHDLAIVRKMADQIYVMNGGEVVEHNNAKTLFAAPEHPYTRHLLSAEPGQLPVRDAALEDVVLQARDIHVRFPIKAGLLGRVHHYVNACNGIDVTVRAGRTVGVVGESGSGKTTLGLALLRLIKSEGDIHFNGMPIHDKSGTELRSLRKSMQIVFQDPYGSLSPRMSILQIIEEGLKVHQPELDLPARQQQVTQALLEVGLDESALNRFPHEFSGGQRQRIAIARAMVLKPALVVLDEPTSALDMSVQAQIVQLLQELQERHGLAYLFISHDLKVVRALSDEIIVMQDGRVVESGPAKQILDNPQQSYTKALMRAAFDLEAIDLPDE from the coding sequence ATGAGCGAAACTCTGCTCGATATCAGGGATTTGAAAGTGGCCTTTGGTCATGGTGAGGACAGTGTAGAGGCCGTCAAAGGCGTCTCGTTCAGCATTGACAAGGGCCAGACCGTGGCACTGGTGGGTGAGAGTGGCTCAGGCAAGTCCGTAACCGCCTTGTCTATAATGCAACTTCTGCCCTATCCGTTTGCCCATCACCCTGCGGGCAGCATTGTCTATGATGGTCAGCAACTTCTGGGGGCAGGCCCGACGGTACTGCGCTCGGTGCGTGGCAATCAGATCAGCATGATCTTTCAGGAACCAATGACGTCTCTGAATCCCTTGCACAGTATTGAAAAGCAGGTAGGAGAATCGCTAAAACTGCACAAAGGTCTGACCGGTCCTGCGGCACGCAAACGGGTACTTGAGCTACTGGATCTGGTAGGCATCAAAAAAGCCGCCGATCGTCTGGGCGCCTATCCACACGAACTATCGGGAGGCCAGCGTCAGCGCGTCATGATTGCCATGGCTCTGGCCAACGAACCTGATCTGCTGATTGCCGATGAACCGACAACGGCCCTGGATGTCACGATCCAGGCGCAGATACTCGAACTACTGTCCGACTTGCAGTCTCGCCTGGGCATGTCCCTGTTGCTCATCACCCATGATCTGGCGATCGTACGCAAGATGGCCGACCAGATCTACGTCATGAATGGCGGTGAAGTGGTCGAACACAATAATGCCAAGACTCTGTTTGCAGCACCAGAACACCCCTATACCCGACACTTGCTATCGGCCGAACCCGGTCAACTGCCAGTGCGTGACGCGGCGTTGGAGGATGTGGTTCTGCAGGCCCGCGATATTCATGTCCGTTTTCCCATCAAGGCAGGCCTGCTCGGGCGAGTACATCATTATGTAAATGCCTGCAATGGTATCGATGTCACTGTCAGGGCCGGCAGAACCGTGGGCGTGGTCGGTGAGTCCGGCTCAGGCAAGACGACACTGGGACTGGCCCTGCTACGACTGATCAAAAGCGAGGGAGACATCCATTTCAATGGCATGCCGATACACGATAAATCCGGCACCGAACTGCGCTCACTGAGAAAATCCATGCAGATCGTCTTTCAGGATCCCTATGGCAGCCTGAGTCCACGAATGTCCATCCTGCAGATCATCGAAGAAGGCTTGAAGGTGCATCAGCCAGAGCTCGACCTGCCAGCTCGTCAACAACAGGTCACCCAGGCATTGCTGGAAGTGGGTCTCGATGAATCGGCCCTCAATCGATTCCCGCATGAGTTCTCTGGAGGTCAGAGGCAGCGAATTGCCATCGCCCGTGCAATGGTGCTCAAACCTGCATTGGTGGTGCTGGATGAACCGACCTCCGCCCTGGACATGTCGGTGCAGGCACAGATCGTCCAGCTATTGCAAGAACTGCAGGAACGTCACGGTCTGGCCTATCTGTTTATCAGTCACGATTTGAAGGTCGTACGCGCGCTGAGCGATGAAATCATCGTCATGCAGGACGGGCGTGTCGTGGAAAGCGGTCCGGCCAAGCAGATTCTGGATAATCCGCAGCAAAGCTATACCAAGGCCTTGATGCGAGCAGCGTTTGACTTGGAAGCGATTGACTTGCCGGACGAATAA